AATTCAACTTTGTACAAGGCCCACGTCTTGAGAATGCAAACCAATCTGCGACAAAATCCGAGAAACTTTTGGAAATTCGTCAACAGTAAGAGGAAAAACTCAACCCTCCCAAGCAACGTGCTCTGTAACGACGTCGAAGCGAATACTCATACTGAATGCTGTGAGCTTTTCGCCAAGTTCTTTACATCCGTGTTTGACCATATACCAGCCAGTGAAGCTCAAGTTAAGTTTGTCTCCTTAGGTGTTCCTTCGGACGTCATAAGTTTGACGACGTTCGTGGTCACTCCTGCCATGGTGATCTCCgctgcaaaaaaattgaaaagttcgcTTTCGCCGGGTCCTGACGGCATACCATCGGTATTGTTCTGCCGCTGCGCTGCTGATCTAGCCGAGCCACTTTCTGTCATCTTTACCCGATCACTCAATGATGGAGTATTTCCTGAAATTTGGAAGGAGTCTTTCATGTTTCCTGTCTTCAAAAACGGTGATAAACGAAACGTCaggaactatcgtggaataacaAGTTTGTCGGCTGCGTCCAAGCTATTTGAGATCATCGTCAGTGAAGTTATTCTTACTCAATCCAAGCGTTACATCTCTACCGATCAGCACGGCTTTATGCCCGGCAGGTCGGTCACCACGAATCTGTTGAACTTCACCAACACCTGCATTACTGCTATGGAGGGCAAGGCTCAAGTCGATGTCATCTATACCGATCTGAAGGCGGCTTTCGATAGGATCGACCACAACATACTATTGGCTAAACTATCACGTCTCGGATCATCTGCAAAACTCGTGTCGTGGATGAGATCATACCTGACGGAAAGAAAACTGCGCGTTAAAATTCATGGCTGCGTTTCCTCGTGCTTCTGCAATTCTTCTGGAGTCCCTCAAGGAAGCAACTTAGGCTCTTTGTtgttcatattattttttaatgacaTTGCTGCGAAATTAGGGTTGAACTGCAAATTAATTTAGGCTGATGATTTGCAAATATTCTGCATGATCCGTTTAGCTGAAGACTGCCAACGCTTGCAACATTTGCTGAATGTGTTTGTTGACTGGTGCCATCTAAACAAACTGATTATCAGCGTACCGAAGTGCTCCGTCATGACGTTCCATCGTTCCAAAAGTCCGTTACAGTTTGATTACTGCATCGACGGTGCTTTGCTTGAAAGAGTTGAAAAAGTTACTGACCTCGGAGTAGTGCTGGATCAGAAATTGAACTTCAACGCTCATTACACCTCAATCATTGCTAAGGCAAACCGACAGCTCGGATTTATTTCGAAGATTGCGAAGGATTTCACTGACCCATACTGCTTGAAGTCCTTATATTGCGCTTTAGTACGACCAATTCTCGAAACTGCAGCCGTTGTTTGGACTCCAAATGTGATTTTCTGGAATTTGAGGATTGAGCGTGTACAGCGAAGATTCATCCGGTTGGCCTTGCGTCATCTACCTAGGCGCGATCCATTGAATCTTCCTGCTTACCCGGATCGATGCAGACTTTTAAGCCTGGACACGCTTGAGAGAAGACGCAGAATACAACAGGCAATTTTCGTATCAAAGCTGTTCAATGGGGAAGTTGATTCTCCTCGGCTACGTTCATTACTGGACCTTCGTGCTGCTCAACGACCTCTCCGACAGCGATCTTTGCTACAGAACAGATTTCATCGTACTTTATTCGGATACAACGAACCGTTATCGTCGATGATTCGAACTTTCACATTGGTGGAGGATCTATTTGATTTCGGCGAGACATCCAGCCGCTTTAAAAACAGATTAACTAGTTCGTCGATTGTATAAATAATTGtactatattattatatatttattcattaagaccacagatgtcagatgaatcagatttaaataaataaataaataaataaatcagccgcaggaagcgcgaagaagccacatcggtatcgaccgggaactttacgtgaaattcgtcgctatcagaagtcgagcgaattgctgatccgcaagctacctttgcagcatttggttcgtggaattgctcaggacttcaaaaccgacttgcgcttccaaagttccgcggttatgacgctgcaggaggcctattcgaagaacccaatttgtgtgctatccatgcaaaacgcgtcacatcatgcccaaggacatccagctggcccatcgtatccgaggagagcgtgctatattagcttagcatataatcaacggcccttttctggGCTCCACATTTGATggtttagagtttagaaaagttttttacaggccgagcagaaaggagcatttagcgaaattcgtggtgtcgatgataattcgataccgataggtgccatggatatggattttataatgaagaatatgaaatatatgacatgatgcaGTGAATATATCCCAATATCgtagaaatcactttgatgaaactgcattgtaaaattatttgtgtacgaatgccgcaatcgatagtcgactctaatttgcgtcctcgattcctcctttgagcatcaataatctctttctggcaaaacgaagtggtatgaatcacatttttcgaaagatgttttctgccaatttccttcaatctccaaacatctctttctcccgtttgtcgtttttgcgttcgctaatcctttctcacaacacccatttctcgtttgagaaagtGTTGAGTAAACGtcgtttgccagtgcgtgtagagcgggaattcctaaagattcatagcacctctaataaattgccaaaaagacgtggtcttacgttgatcgcacttgattgaaaaatccaaaacgaaatgtatttggtcgcagcattatttgagtaggaagcaaataatcgctcgaaaattacatgattttcgcgatgtgaaacattttccgtttttcatgttatgcatccaatattggatacgaaaattttctactgatggggaaaaataatattcagaagctttcctgctaattgagattgattgaaaaatcataaaaccaaatgtttttggttgcagtgttgtatgtatagaaaacattcaaataaactctttcgcatgaatgtatttttcaattcccaggggaactggtagattatttttcagcaacgatgataacaacgagggttccgcgcgcGTATGTGTgagtggcggctgctccgatgtttcaagcggaaccgtggcatcactctcctcctgatggattcctctCTGGCCTAAggcgcacaaacaggctcttggtgaccccgttcatcagcgctttcaagataaacgaagttaggttcaccacaacagcgactacatgctccaatcgctgttcaattataactgagtgggatttccgagcggcgctcgcttatataccgattggtgatttcaatagcctgttttgaaagcaatttaaaggctattgaaacaagtttttggatgaaaaagtaacaagtatataacgcgtagacattttacctttcgaatgaagtgtttatcataccatttcgttcggttgtttaggagttattaacgctcaaaatctcggtctccggcgtaacgctttcgttttcgaaactttgattttacacccctgtgtagaaatgaaagacgttgtcctacgtcaaaatgggaTAAACTATTTAAGTTTGCAGGAAACTTGTTAACATTCTttcaaatcttttttatctccAGACTATGGAGCATGCAATACTTCAGAACAGCGCGTGTGATATCTACCAGAACTACTTTGAGGACATCGAACAGCACGAGTTAATTGAACAGTTCAGCTCAAAAACCGTACACGTTTATAAGGATTATCTAGACGTGAGACGTTCCTGCAGCTATATCAGTTGGTCCGAGGAAGGAAACCACTTCACCTCAACTCATTGCAATATTGGAGAGATGAACAAAACGGTTACGGATTCGTATATATGGGATATAGGTGAGGTTACAACATCATTATTTCGTTTGGTTTCCGAACGACCtacaagtttgtttctatttacaaaatttttcgtaaaaataacatttcagaaAATCCAAACATACCGCTGCAGACACTGGTTCCTCCCTATCAGGCACGATGCATGGAATACAACTTCAAGGATGGCTGTCAGATTGCCGGGGGATTATTCTCGGGGCAGGTGGCTATCTGGGACATACGAGTAGCAGCCGAACCGGTTGAGTTAACACTTCGGGAGGCCAGCCACAAAGACGTTGTCACTAAGGTCCTTTGGACAGGCACAAAAACATCAAACGAGTTTCTGTCAGGATCAACGGATGGAAGAATTCTTTGGTGGGATATGCGAAATCTAAACGAACCGTACGACTTCTTGAACCTAGCTCCAAAGGATGGGAAAAAGGAAGACCCAACGCGGTGCTTCGGTGTCTGTGCAGTTGAGTTCGAACAAACCATGCCGAATAAGTACACTGTTGGTACGGAGAATGGTATAATTTACAGTTGCAGCCGGAAGTATAAAACGCCAGCGGATAAGATTCAAGCTCTAACCCGAGCTCACACCGGACCGGTTTATTCTGTTGAACGGAATCCACTGTTTATCAAGAATTACATCAGCGTTGGGGATTGGCAAACTAAGATATGGACCGAGGATTGCCGTGATAGTCCAATTGTATGGACCAAGGAATACGGAGTTCAATTAACTTGTGGAGTGTGGAGCCCAACACGTTGTTCTCTGGTCTTCATTTGTAGAATGGATGGAGTGATGGATGCGTGGGATGTAATACATCGCCTTGATGGTCCAGTGCTTCGCATAAAGGTAAATATCCGTAACAAATTACCGAAACCAAGTACTACATTCTGAATATTCCGAAACAGCTTTCAGATTTCCCACTGCTTTCTTTGCGCGTTCACAAGAATGGAAAACTCATAGCTAATGGCACCAACGCTGGGGCTATATATTTGACAGAGATATCCGACAACTTGACCTTCAGTTCAGCCAATGATAAACCAGCACTGTCCGGAATGTTAGAGCGTGAGATGCGCCGACAACGGTTACTTGAAGCTAAGATCAAGGAAATGAAACTCAGAGAGAAGGAATTGGAGCGGGAAAGAATCCGTCGCCAGATGCGCATGGAAAAAGAAAATTCCATCGAGGATGAAGAAGAGGAGTTGGTCGTAGACGCCCAGCACCAATTCTGGACGAAAATACACGGCCGGAAGAGTTTGAAGAGCACCTTGAAGGGTATCCGGATGAGAGATGCTGGTGTTAATTTGCTGAAACCGGGCAAAAAAGTTAGTATGAAGAAGGAAAACAAGTGAAGATGTTTTGGAAGTGATATGTCTTCAAATTGAGACAATAATGGAAAcgaattattcaaaaatgtatttgtATAAAACAACGGAACTCATATCTTAATTTAGATTGTGTATAATTATTGACATATACTTATTGATTCTCTTAAGATTTTTCAGACTCTTTGCACTCAAAGCCGAAAAACTTCCATTTTCTTTCTATCTTTGCCCCAATCCCGCTGACCTCTTCCCGGAAGAGATCCTGGTAACGGTGCAGCATGTCTTCTACGAGTTTCACTTTTAGCTCCGGCACATATCGGCTAACATATGACCAGATGTAATCTATGCTGGCTCCGTGCGGATGTACCACAAGAAACGTGGACACCAAAGTGATCACCTTCGCTTCGCTTGGGTCGATCGCTGCCGGGGGAGGAGTTTTGGCCGATTGTACTGGAATCGTTGTCGACGATGACATTGCACATTGTTTCTGCTCGGTTTCCGACAGTTCGCATTCGTCCAACTCTGAGTCACCTTTGGAGGATGAAGTGTTCGTTGCGCACAGAGAGAGCTTTGATTGTGTATTGgcgattttcgttttcaaaagaAGTTGTTTCACGTTTGCTTCTTTTAGTTTGTCTTCCAAACTCTCCATCTTGTTCTGTCGTTCGATTTCTTTGGATTTATTTTCCAGCAGTTGCGTTTGTAGATTTCGAATAGTCTCTTGAAGAACTTGAATTTGCATGGTCTTGACCTCTAGCTCCGAACGGGTTGATTGGAAATCAACTTCCGATGAGCTATCGTTTCGTTCCTATAAAAGGAATTCAATTGCGTGAAATAATGAATCAGAATTTAGTGATTTGACATGATCACCTTCCGTACGTCCCATCGGGACTTTTTTCTAGAGGATCCTTCATCCTCGGATAGATCCATTTCATCGTCCATAAAGTCATCCAACTGAACACTTCTGATCTCCTGTTCCATAAACGTGCATTTTTATATCATCGAAGAAAGTGGAGAAACAATTCAGACAAGTTAGGAACATTGAATCCACTTGTTCGTGTTTGATTAATATACTTTAGAGCTAATCATCATTGCTGAGaagataatataaaaatattgctTTCAAGAATTAATTTACTGTTCTTATTGGATTCCTGTCTTATCAACGTTCCGTACGCGAGTTCTTCCTTGGACCGCTAGCAAAAAATTAGGAGCCGTTCGATTCACAAACGCGTTACGACGATAGTGTGTCCGAATTGTGATAGACATTTGATGCGTTTGTGTATTGATTGTTTTCCCCATTTTTGCTAGCGTTTGTACTAGTTTGCAGCGAGGGTTCACTCGTTATTACTCGTATTACTTACCTTGGAATAGTCCTTTATTATAACTCtatttattttcttaatttatACCTTATTTTATTTAGAAAGACACTTTATGTTTGTTCAAGAAATAGTTGAAGTTGATATATTGCATGCATGTGAAGAGTCTGGAAACAACAACCCACGATAGAAGCTATAGGATAGTTAGGTGAGGTTATTTTGTTCTGATTGGGATCTAATATCTGCAAAAATGTGAGTAGTTTTGTTTCATGACAATATTGACTAAAAAAAGTCCATAGAAATTAACGTTGAGTCCGGGGTATGATCAACAATGGCAGCAGCTGATAATAGTTTGAACTTGAGTTTTTGTTTGGGTAGACTGTGCAAGTTTTGTTGATTCAAGCTTTGAATAGTGGACAACGACGTCGGCCATGTCCttgcagtcaccaggggaagcgAAGGAATGTAAGTATGATATTCGCTCCTCTCCTCTAAACCCAGACAGCAGCAGATATTCTTTGAAACACTAACGTGATTGTGAATTCATGTGACGTTTTCCGGCACACGCGCTAGAGAGACACAAACAGCTGAGTCCTCTTTGTGAGttaagtgtgtttttgtttgtttataatAAAGGTCGCGAAACAGAGTTTTCTTCGAGAGCGCGTCTTTCGGATGCTTAGACAGCTGTGCAGAAGTGTCTAAACGAGTGCTTCTTTCCGaatcgatggaaggtacaaaaACTGTTACTATTACACATACCAGGGAAGACGTCAGAtgatccagcatcgtatagatCAATATGCTTGCTAGACGCTTCTGGAGAGAATTATTCTCAACCGGCTAATGTAATGCACGGAGAGAACTCATGGCTTATCTGATAAacaattcggatttcggaaaggggGATCTACGGTAGATGCTATTCGCATAGTGGTCAAacgcatccaaacagaagcgtAGACCACATGATGAGAGTCCCAGACTATCTGGGCAGAATTTAGTGAAGCTATTTTGAGAAGCGGGTGCAGGTCTACGAGACACGCATAGGCCGTACACAAAAAATGTATGTACGAGGACGTAATAAATCTGAATCTGCactggcttcgcggatgacattgTTATCCTTATGACAGGAGAATCCTTGGGATGGGTTGAAATCTTGCGACCGAGTCGATATGATCGGATgttggatgcaaagtgtgaaatcGTAGATAACCCATATCAAAACGGAAATGTTGAATGTCAGTAGCTGAAGGGTGGTGCAACGGGCAGAAACCGCCATTCGATAACCTTGAAGCGAGATCTAAAATACCTGGAAGTGCTGGTGGATGATCGACAGAATTTCAACagccacgtcgactacgcttgtaaaaagaTTACAAAGGCAAACAATGCATTGACGGGAATCATGCCCAACTGTTCTTGTCCAAGCAGCAGACAGGGGCATCTCTTGgttagtgtctcctcatcgattTTACGGTACGGGTGTCAATGCAGGACAGGTAAACGGAGCCTTGTGCGATGGATGTAAATGCTGTGCTGAGCAACAAAAT
The Toxorhynchites rutilus septentrionalis strain SRP chromosome 2, ASM2978413v1, whole genome shotgun sequence genome window above contains:
- the LOC129765320 gene encoding dynein intermediate chain 3, ciliary-like, whose product is MKIDTNISSTQMQQNWTRYMVMTETKTLRKPVQFEEENNVQVSIETDKSMLKHFDVINPVEKGIQSTPWILNTPVSTMHKSLISAGITHYEGGWPKDIDTHDEEVTARYRRKQEKSETYLYQMKGLTKTMEHAILQNSACDIYQNYFEDIEQHELIEQFSSKTVHVYKDYLDVRRSCSYISWSEEGNHFTSTHCNIGEMNKTVTDSYIWDIENPNIPLQTLVPPYQARCMEYNFKDGCQIAGGLFSGQVAIWDIRVAAEPVELTLREASHKDVVTKVLWTGTKTSNEFLSGSTDGRILWWDMRNLNEPYDFLNLAPKDGKKEDPTRCFGVCAVEFEQTMPNKYTVGTENGIIYSCSRKYKTPADKIQALTRAHTGPVYSVERNPLFIKNYISVGDWQTKIWTEDCRDSPIVWTKEYGVQLTCGVWSPTRCSLVFICRMDGVMDAWDVIHRLDGPVLRIKLSDFPLLSLRVHKNGKLIANGTNAGAIYLTEISDNLTFSSANDKPALSGMLEREMRRQRLLEAKIKEMKLREKELERERIRRQMRMEKENSIEDEEEELVVDAQHQFWTKIHGRKSLKSTLKGIRMRDAGVNLLKPGKKVSMKKENK